From the genome of Longispora fulva:
GAAGGGGCCAACTCGGGCGTCACGGGTTATTCGGGAAAAAGATATTAGATTCTCGGGCCGGCTTTCAGGACTCCCGAGGGCAACTCACGACCCACGATCTCCTGCGCGAGTTTCGCGGATTCAATCAGCGCCGCGAGATCAATGCCGGTGTCGATTCCCATGTCCTCGAGCATGTGCACGACCTCCTCGGTCGCGACGTTGCCCGTGGCCCCCGGGGCGTACGGACAGCCGCCCAGGCCGCCGATCGCCGCGTCGAACTCTGTGACCCCCAACTGCAGGGCCATCAGGATGTTCGCCAGCGCCGTGCCCCGGGTGTTGTGGAAGTGCAGGAGGACAGGGGTGTCCGCGTGCCGCTGGAGCACCGGGTCCACGACCTCGACCACCCGGCGCGGGGTGGCCATGCCCGTGGTGTCCCCGAAGGAGATCCGGTCCGCGCCGTCGGCGAGCACCCGGTCCACGATCGCGTGCACCCGCTCGGGGTCCACGTTCCCCTCGTACGGGCAGCCGAAGGACGTCGAGATGATCACCTCGGCCGTCGCGCCCGCGCCGTGCAGCAGGTCGATCAGGCCTGCGATGTCGTCGAGCGACTCGTCGGTGCTCCGGTTCACATTGCGCAGGTTGTGGGTGTTGGACGCCGAGACCACGACCTCGATCTCAGTGAAGCCGGCGGCCAACGCCCGCTCGGCGCCCTTCGAGTTGGGCACCAGCGCGGAGTAGCGCACGCCGACGGCCTTGACCGCCGCCGCCCACACCTCGGAGGCGTCCGCCATCTGCGGGATCGCCTTCGGGTGCACGAAGCTGACGGCCTCGATCCGCTTCACCCCGGTGCCCGACAGCGAGTCGAGCAGCCGCACCTTGGCCTCGGTCGGGACGACGTCCTCGTTCTGGAGGCCGTCGCGCGGCCCCACCTCACGGATCGAGACCCGGTCTGGAAGTGTCACCGCATCCTCCCGACGATGCCCGTGTCGTAGTCGCCGCTGACGAACTCGGGGTTGTCCAGCAGCTCCGCGAAGAAGGGCAGGTTGTTCTTCGGCCCGACGATCGTGAAGCCGGCGACCGCGGCCTTGGCCTTCTCGATCGCCTCCTCGCGGGTGTCGGCGTGCACGATGACCTTGGCCATCAGCGAGTCGTAGAACGGCGTGACCGTGGTGTTCGGCCCGTAGCCGGCGTCGACGCGCACGTCGCCGGTCGGCTCGATCCACTCCTTGACCACGCCGGGACCGGGCAGGAACCGCTTCGGGTCCTCGGCGTTGACCCGCAGCTCGATCGCGTGCCCGTGCGGGGTGGTCGGCACCTCGACCGGCAGGCCCGAGGCCACCCGGAGCTGCGCCTCGACGAGGTCGATGCCGAACACCGACTCGGTGACGGGGTGCTCGACCTGCAGCCGGGTGTTCATCTCGAGGAAGTAGAAGTCGCCGGTGGTCGGGTCCAACAGACATTCCACGGTACCGGCGTTGCGGTAGTCCACCGCCTCCCCGGCCTTCACGGCGGCGGCGAGCATCCTGGCCCGGGTGTCGGCGGAGATGCCCGGCGACGGGGACTCCTCGACGAGCTTCTGGTTGCGGCGCTGCACGGAGCACTCCCGCTCGCCGAGCGCGACGACCGTGCCGTCGGCGAGGCCGAGGATCTGCACCTCGACGTGCCGGATCCGGGGGAAGTACTTCTCCACCAGCACGCTGCCGTCGCCGAACATCCGCTCGGCGAACCCGCGCACCTTGTCGTACTCCACGGCGAGCTGGGCCGGGTCGTAGGCCGGGGCCATGCCCATCCCGCCACCGCCGGCCGAAGCCTTGATCATGACCGGGTAGCCGATCTCCTCGGCGGCCGCGAGCGCGAGCTCCACGGTGTCGACCGGGTCCGGAGTACCGGGCGCGACGGGCACGCCGGCCGCCTGCATCAGGTTCCGCGCGTTGATCTTGTCGCCCATGGCGGTGATCGCCTCGCCGGGCGGGCCGACCCAGATCAGGCCGGCTTCGGCGACCTGCTTGGCGAAACCGGCGTTCTCGGACAGGAAGCCGTAACCGGGGTGAATCGCCTGGGCGCCTGTCTTGCGGGCGGCTGTGAGAATCGCCTCCCCGTTGCGGTACGACTCCGCCGGGCTCGCCGGCCCGATCAGCACCGCCTCGTCGGCCTCCAGTACGAACGGCATCTCGGCGTCCGCCTCCGAGTACACCGCGATGGCCCGGATCCCGAGCCGTTTGGCGGTGCGGATGATCCGGCGGGCGATCTCGCCCCGGTTGGCGACCAGCAGCGACTCG
Proteins encoded in this window:
- a CDS encoding hydroxymethylglutaryl-CoA lyase, which codes for MTLPDRVSIREVGPRDGLQNEDVVPTEAKVRLLDSLSGTGVKRIEAVSFVHPKAIPQMADASEVWAAAVKAVGVRYSALVPNSKGAERALAAGFTEIEVVVSASNTHNLRNVNRSTDESLDDIAGLIDLLHGAGATAEVIISTSFGCPYEGNVDPERVHAIVDRVLADGADRISFGDTTGMATPRRVVEVVDPVLQRHADTPVLLHFHNTRGTALANILMALQLGVTEFDAAIGGLGGCPYAPGATGNVATEEVVHMLEDMGIDTGIDLAALIESAKLAQEIVGRELPSGVLKAGPRI
- a CDS encoding acetyl-CoA carboxylase biotin carboxylase subunit, which codes for MIESLLVANRGEIARRIIRTAKRLGIRAIAVYSEADAEMPFVLEADEAVLIGPASPAESYRNGEAILTAARKTGAQAIHPGYGFLSENAGFAKQVAEAGLIWVGPPGEAITAMGDKINARNLMQAAGVPVAPGTPDPVDTVELALAAAEEIGYPVMIKASAGGGGMGMAPAYDPAQLAVEYDKVRGFAERMFGDGSVLVEKYFPRIRHVEVQILGLADGTVVALGERECSVQRRNQKLVEESPSPGISADTRARMLAAAVKAGEAVDYRNAGTVECLLDPTTGDFYFLEMNTRLQVEHPVTESVFGIDLVEAQLRVASGLPVEVPTTPHGHAIELRVNAEDPKRFLPGPGVVKEWIEPTGDVRVDAGYGPNTTVTPFYDSLMAKVIVHADTREEAIEKAKAAVAGFTIVGPKNNLPFFAELLDNPEFVSGDYDTGIVGRMR